Genomic DNA from Chitinivorax tropicus:
GTGTGAACGTGCCAGTCGGTGGCAGTATGGATGACAAAATACCTGCCCATTTCATACCGCCCTTGTTTGTGCTGGCCCTGTCATGGGGCCAGATCAAGCGCCACTAATGCATCTCGGCGGTCAACTCATTCACCCAGCATAGGGCTTCGGCTTGAATCTGATTGAACTCTGCGGCATTGAGCCCTCTGGGTAGAATGGGGCAATATTGCTGGCTATCGATCAATTCAGTCTGTACAACCAATTGCAGCAGCTCGCCCAGCGGCCCGCTGCGATCCAATAGCGCCTGATTGATATCATCTGCCAGATTCAGCGGCGGCAGCAACTCAATGGCCGGTTTGTTGAGCAGCGCATCCAGCAAGGATAGCAGCCCGACCGTGAACGCCCGCTCCTGCATGGCCTTGTCTGCTGGAGAAATCCGCGCAGCCAGGAGCTCCATCAGCCGACCTCGCGTTGAAGCAAGTTGCATCAATGGGCTGGGGCCGCTCTGGTCCTGGCGGCCATGGGTATACAGCAACAGCTGCAGCCATCGCTGCAACTGACGGCGCCCAAGGACAGTGATCGCATGATGCAGGCTGTTGATCTTGTAGTTCAGGCCAGATGCAACGGAGTTCACCATCTTCATCAGGTTGATCGACAAATCCGCGCTGAGCTTCAAGCATTGCTCGATTTCCTCCGTTTCCGCATCCCCCACCATCAAGCCCAGCAGCCTCAGCAGTGTTGTCTCCGAAGGCGACGTAGCCTTGCCGGAGATGATGGTCGGCCTGGCAAAGTAATATCCTTGGAACAGGCTGACCCCCGCCTCTTTACACTGAAGAAACTGATCGGCTGAATCGATCTTCTCGGCCAGCACCTTGATGGATGATCCGGCCAGCTCGCGGCATACTTGCTTGACACTTTCCATGCTCATGGCAGGGATATCCAACTTCATGATGCTGATCAACGGCAACAGAGCCTGCATGGGTGGGGTCAGGTGGATCACGTCATCCAAAGCCAGCCGAAAGCCCTGCTGGCGGAGGTGATGGCATCGCGCAATGACTTCTGGTGTCAAATCCACCGTCTCCAGAATCTCCAGCACAATGTGTTCCGCCGGTAGCAGCTCAATGGTGTCCGACAGCAATAGATCAGCAGACACATTGATCAGGCCGAAATAGGGGCCCAGCACCTCCTTGATCCCCACATCGGCGCAGGCATGATTGATGACCGTCGCGGTTGCGGACAAATCGTCGGTGATCTCAGCGGTGTTCTGGCCACCACGGCGGAACAATAGCTCAAACCCTACCAACTGCTGCTGGCGATCAACCACGGGCTGTCGGCCCAGGAAGAAATCATTGACATCCATGGGTACCTCGATTGTTTGATAAGCGGGGTATTCAACTGGAGCAGCTTGAGGACGGTTGCGGCCAGCCTCGCTCATTCATTGTAGGTGTTGCTTGTGTTGGCGGGGTTTCAAGTTTGCGCTGACGTGAGTGGCCCCAGCGCAGGAAGCACCGCTTGCGAGGCGCGTGGCAACAGGCACTCCAGAAGTTGATCAGCACCCGGTACCGCATCGCCCGCATGCCAGTCTACCCGTGCCATTTGTGGAAGCAGTCGATACCTGTTGAATAAATAATTGACAAAAGGCCGTGAAAAACGTTTGTCCGCAAGACGTTGATAATACATTTCTTATATAATCGTAAAATTCTGCTGAGAGGCGCTTGTTGCGCATCCGGCCTGTGTGATCCCGATACGTATTCGTATCAGCAAGGAGTATTGATGTCTTTTGCCGATTTGGGCCTATCGCCGGAACTGTTACGTGCCGTCGCTGAGCAAGGCTACAGCGAGCCGACGCCGATTCAGGCCCAAGCGATTCCTGTTGTGCTGGGCGGGCGAGATGTGCTTGCCGCCGCGCAGACAGGCACCGGAAAAACCGCTGGTTTCACCTTACCAATCCTGCATCTGTTGCAGCCTGCTGCCAATTCGAGCCCATCACCGGCCCGCCACCCGCTCCGGGCTTTGATCCTGACCCCGACACGTGAATTGGCTGATCAGGTGGGCGATTCGGTCAAGGGCTACGCCAAATATGTCCCATTACGCTCAACCGTGGCATTTGGCGGGGTGAATATCGACAGCCAGATCCCGGCTTTACGCGCAGGCGTCGAGGTGCTGGTCGCAACCCCGGGTCGGCTGCTGGATCATGTCCAACAGAAAACGGTCGTGCTCAATCGTGTCGATATTCTGGTCTTGGACGAGGCAGACCGCATGCTCGACATGGGCTTTTTGCCGGATATCCGCCGGATCTTGTCGATGCTGCCCGCCGAGCGGCAGACGCTGCTGTTCTCCGCCACCTTTTCACCAGAAATTAAAAAGCTGGCTGATCAGTTCCTGCGCAACCCGCAAGTGATCGAAGTGGCCCGTCGTAATTCGACGAACGAACAGGTGACACAAGTCGTACATCAGGTGGATGGTTTCCGCAAACGCGCTACTTTGGCGCATCTGATCCGCCACCACGACATGCAGCAGGTGATCGTGTTCTGCAATACCCGCCAAGGGGCTGAGCGCCTGTCTCGTGAATTGGCCCGTGAAGGGTTCGCGGCAGATGCCATTCATGGCGACAAGACCCAGCAGCAGCGCCTGGAGACGCTGGCCCAGTTCAAAGAGGGCAAGGTCAAAGTGCTGGTGGCGACCGACGTGGCCGCGCGTGGCCTGGATATCGAAGAGCTGCCCTATGTCGTGAATCACGACCTGCCCAATACGCCAGAGGACTATGTCCACCGGATTGGCCGTACTGGTCGTGCCGGTGCAAAAGGCACCGCCATCTCGCTGGTGTCGGATGAAGAATCCAAACAATTGGCGGCGATTGAAAAGTTGGTGAAACAATCGTTGGAGTTGGTGCCTGTGCCTGGGTATACCACACCGCGCACACCGCAGGCAGCGCCGACTGCAACGGGTGCTGCTTTGATGTCAAACGGTCGGACACCTGCGCCAGTTCGTCCACTCTACCCAGGACGCGGCCCTCGCCAAACCGAGCAGGTGGCCGCGTTGTTCCTGCCACCCCGCTATCGCCGCTCGTAAGGGCGTCAGGTTTCACCGGCGAGCGGTTGTTTCCTGCGCCGGATGACGGGGTGGTGCCAGCCGGACCACCCCGTTTGCTTTGGCAGCCGTGTGTGCCGATCAAAAAAATCGGCATCTGTCCCTGTACATCAAGTCTGCACTTGCTTGTAGAATGGCCGACTGTTGTGGGTGCTCATATCGCCATATGGCAAATTAAGGCGGGCAGCAGGATAACGACCTGCCAAGCTGCAAAATATCCGCATCATCACGTCAGTGGAGCCAGCGGCCAGGAATCGAGGAAAAGCGATGTGTCCTCCTTCAGGCTGGAAACGCTTTCAACTCACACTGCTTTACCACGCTGATCGCTTCACCTCAGCCGTATTTTCCATGTTATGTGCGTCACATATCGACTAGTGTGATGTGCGTTGGACTGGCTGGGTGAGCATGCCATTTCATACGTGCTTGGGTGGATGGCCGCCAGATGCTGGTGGCGTCTGGGCGCATGACTGTTTCGATAGCCATCTGGCAACGTGTGCCAGATTTGACAAGGTGTGTGCATGACCTTCTCTCGTTTGCTGCAACAATTCATCCGCCAGCACTGGCGAGCTTATCTGGCCTCAGCGCTCATGCTGACAGGTATTGCGACATTGACAGTCTGGTTGCCCCGGCAGGTGGGGTATGTGATCGATGAGATGGTCGCCGGGCGATTGGTCGGGACGGCCTTGCATCAGCAATTGGCCATGCTGATCGGGCTGGGGGTCATCGTCTATTTCCTACGAGTGGGGTGGCGCCTGACGCTGTTTAAGGCTTCTTACCGATTGGGCGTGTCCCTACGTGAGCAGCTTTATCGTCGCCTGACATTACAAGGCCCGGCTTTTTTCCATCAACAACGTACCGGTGATCTGATGGCCTGCGCGACCAATGACATCGATGCGGTGGAAATGGCGGCGGGTGAGGCTTTCCTGGCGGGTTTCGATGGCTCGCTGTCCTTCGTGCTGGTCATTGCGATGATGATGTTGGGCGTGGATTGGCGCCTGACGCTGATCGCGTTGCTGCCGTTCCCCTTCATGGGTATGGCGTTCTGGTATATCTCCAACCAAGTGCATCATGCATCGCGAACGGCTTTGGATCGCTTCAGCACATTGAATGACCATGTGCATGAGACGCTGTCCGGTGTCAGGACACTCCGTGCCCTGGGGCTGCAGCAACGAAGTGCCATGCAGTTTGCACACATGGCTGAATCCGCAGCCGAGGCCAGCCTGGTGGCGCAGAAGTGGGAGGCCGCTTACGAGCCCGCTGTCGGTATCACGCTGACCATTGCCTCGGTGCTGGCGTTGGCGCTGGGCGGGTATCTGGTCTGGCAGCAACAGATGACAATCGGCTTGCTGACCAGCTTTACGATGTATCTGGGGCAGTTGATCTGGCCGATGTTTGCAGCGGGTTGGGTGTTGTCGCTGATCGAGCGCGGCAGGGCCGCCTGGGGGCGGCTGGTGCCCGTTTTGAATGCACCGCTGACCATCGACGATAGCGGTACGCGGGCTGATCTGACTGTGGGCCGGGTGATGTTCGATGACGTGTCATTCACCTATCCGGGGCAAAGCCAGCCAGCGCTGCAACACATCCAGCTGGCCTTGGATGCTGGCAAGACCATCGGTGTGGTGGGCCCGACAGGTGCTGGCAAATCGACTCTGATCCGTCTGCTGCTCCGTCAATACCCTGTGGAGCAGGGGCAGTTGACCAGTGATGGCACACCGTTGACTGCTTTTCAATTGAGCAGATTGCGAGAAAGGGTCAGCTGGGTGGCGCAGGAGCCGTTTCTGTTTTCAGCATCGATTGCTGACAATATCGCGCTGGCCAAGTCTGGGGCTACACGTGAAGAGGTCATTCACGTGGCGAGACTGGCCTCGATCCATGATGACATCACACGGTTTCCAGAGGGCTATGACACACCAGTAGGTGAACGTGGGGTGACACTGTCCGGTGGTCAGCGCCAGCGTGTGGCCATTGCCCGTGCTTTGCTGGCAGACAGCCCAGTGCTCTTGCTGGATGATGCGCTATCTGCGGTCGATACCGAGACGGAAACCAATATTCTGCACCACCTGCGCGACACCCGCCGTGGCCGCACGGTGTTGATCGTCAGCCATCGCCTGAGTGCGGTGGCGGATGCTGACCATATCGTCGTGATGAAACATGGCCGGATTGTGGAATCTGGCAGCCATGATGCGCTCTTGGCCATGAATGGCTGGTATGCCACGCAGTGGCGTTACCAGCAACTGGAGGCAAGCCTTGAAACGATTTGATCTACAGCAGTCTGAACAGGGCCGTGCACTGGCCCTGTTGACCTGGGCGGCTGAGCCGGAAAAACGGCATCTGTGGTGGGGGGTGTTGTGGCTGCTGATCGCCACAGGGCTGGAAATGCTCGGCCCGATCCTGGGCAAGATATTCATTGATGATCACCTGTTGCCACGCCACTTCGAGGGCAAGCTGGTCGTTGGGTTGTTGCTCGGCACCCTATTGAGCGGGGTGGTTGCAACCATCTTGCGGTATCTGCAACTGATCCGGCTCTCTGGCGTGGCGATGCGCTCAGTTCGCCGCCTGCGTGAGTCGGTCTACAGCCATGTGCTGGCCCTGCCGATGGCATTCTTCGATAAGGCCATCACCGGGCAATTGGTCAGCCGGGTCACCAATGACACCGAAGCCGTCAAGAGTCTGTATGTGCAGGTGCTGTTCGTCATGTTGGACAGCTGCATCTTGCTGGTTGGCGCACTGGTGGCTATGGCTTGGCTGGATTGGCGACTGATGCTGATCGTATCGGTGTTGATCCCCGCCGTGATGATCATCGTCTGGTTCTATCAGCGCCTGAGCGCACCGGCGGTGACCCGCGCCCGGCAACTGCGTAGCGACATCAATGCGCAGATGGCGGAAAGCATCGCAGGCATGGCTGTGCTACAGGCCAGCCAAGCACAGGGTCGTTTTGAGCAGCGATTTGCCCAGACCAATGAGTCGCACTATCACGCGCGGTTGATCGAAATCCGCGCCAATGCCTGGCTGCTGCGACCTGCGTTGGACTTGCTGAATGTGCTGTTATTGGTAACGGTGATCTTCAACTTTGGCTTGCGCGACCTGCATGGGGTGGAAATCGGCGTCCTGTATGCTTTTGTCAGCTATATCTCCCGTGTGGTGGAGC
This window encodes:
- a CDS encoding EAL and HDOD domain-containing protein, translated to MDVNDFFLGRQPVVDRQQQLVGFELLFRRGGQNTAEITDDLSATATVINHACADVGIKEVLGPYFGLINVSADLLLSDTIELLPAEHIVLEILETVDLTPEVIARCHHLRQQGFRLALDDVIHLTPPMQALLPLISIMKLDIPAMSMESVKQVCRELAGSSIKVLAEKIDSADQFLQCKEAGVSLFQGYYFARPTIISGKATSPSETTLLRLLGLMVGDAETEEIEQCLKLSADLSINLMKMVNSVASGLNYKINSLHHAITVLGRRQLQRWLQLLLYTHGRQDQSGPSPLMQLASTRGRLMELLAARISPADKAMQERAFTVGLLSLLDALLNKPAIELLPPLNLADDINQALLDRSGPLGELLQLVVQTELIDSQQYCPILPRGLNAAEFNQIQAEALCWVNELTAEMH
- a CDS encoding DEAD/DEAH box helicase, which gives rise to MSFADLGLSPELLRAVAEQGYSEPTPIQAQAIPVVLGGRDVLAAAQTGTGKTAGFTLPILHLLQPAANSSPSPARHPLRALILTPTRELADQVGDSVKGYAKYVPLRSTVAFGGVNIDSQIPALRAGVEVLVATPGRLLDHVQQKTVVLNRVDILVLDEADRMLDMGFLPDIRRILSMLPAERQTLLFSATFSPEIKKLADQFLRNPQVIEVARRNSTNEQVTQVVHQVDGFRKRATLAHLIRHHDMQQVIVFCNTRQGAERLSRELAREGFAADAIHGDKTQQQRLETLAQFKEGKVKVLVATDVAARGLDIEELPYVVNHDLPNTPEDYVHRIGRTGRAGAKGTAISLVSDEESKQLAAIEKLVKQSLELVPVPGYTTPRTPQAAPTATGAALMSNGRTPAPVRPLYPGRGPRQTEQVAALFLPPRYRRS
- a CDS encoding ABC transporter ATP-binding protein; protein product: MTFSRLLQQFIRQHWRAYLASALMLTGIATLTVWLPRQVGYVIDEMVAGRLVGTALHQQLAMLIGLGVIVYFLRVGWRLTLFKASYRLGVSLREQLYRRLTLQGPAFFHQQRTGDLMACATNDIDAVEMAAGEAFLAGFDGSLSFVLVIAMMMLGVDWRLTLIALLPFPFMGMAFWYISNQVHHASRTALDRFSTLNDHVHETLSGVRTLRALGLQQRSAMQFAHMAESAAEASLVAQKWEAAYEPAVGITLTIASVLALALGGYLVWQQQMTIGLLTSFTMYLGQLIWPMFAAGWVLSLIERGRAAWGRLVPVLNAPLTIDDSGTRADLTVGRVMFDDVSFTYPGQSQPALQHIQLALDAGKTIGVVGPTGAGKSTLIRLLLRQYPVEQGQLTSDGTPLTAFQLSRLRERVSWVAQEPFLFSASIADNIALAKSGATREEVIHVARLASIHDDITRFPEGYDTPVGERGVTLSGGQRQRVAIARALLADSPVLLLDDALSAVDTETETNILHHLRDTRRGRTVLIVSHRLSAVADADHIVVMKHGRIVESGSHDALLAMNGWYATQWRYQQLEASLETI
- a CDS encoding ABC transporter ATP-binding protein, producing the protein MKRFDLQQSEQGRALALLTWAAEPEKRHLWWGVLWLLIATGLEMLGPILGKIFIDDHLLPRHFEGKLVVGLLLGTLLSGVVATILRYLQLIRLSGVAMRSVRRLRESVYSHVLALPMAFFDKAITGQLVSRVTNDTEAVKSLYVQVLFVMLDSCILLVGALVAMAWLDWRLMLIVSVLIPAVMIIVWFYQRLSAPAVTRARQLRSDINAQMAESIAGMAVLQASQAQGRFEQRFAQTNESHYHARLIEIRANAWLLRPALDLLNVLLLVTVIFNFGLRDLHGVEIGVLYAFVSYISRVVEPLIQITMQFSQLQQSVVAAARVNTLLKETEAPPAQGDAVVSQGAVSIKQLRFGYLPGQTVLHDLSLEIPAGGFYGIVGHTGSGKSTLLSLMLRFYEPQQGEIDIDGVPIHHFNDLAFRAGVGLVPQEPFLLAATARENIDMGRGLTQMQIETAARSAQVHDLIMSLEQGYDTQLGEGGVRLSTGQKQLIAIARALAGQPRILLLDEATAHIDSETEQVVQQALTALHGKVTLIAIAHRLSTIRDADRIVVLNHGRVAELGDHDELMAIESGIYQRLYLLQQLEESEPDDGTTRGT